GAGGATTTCATGATACGCCTATGTCATTGGTAGCTAAAGAGGCTGGAGTGGCTGCCGGTACTATTTACCATTATTTTGATAGTAAAGAAGAATTAATTAGTGAGCTCTACAGTAGCCTTAAAGCCAAGATGGGAGAAGTGCTCGTAGAAAAAGAGAGTAATAGCAAAAGCATTAAAGACCGCTTTTTTAGATTTTGGGAAAATTTATATCGCTTTTTCTTATCGCACCCTCAGGAGTTTAAATTTTTGGAGCAGTATGCTAACTCACCCTTGGTAGACAAGGGCGTACGAGAAGAGAATAAGTCACACTATCAGGGAATTCTTAACTTCATGGAAGAGGGGATGCAGGTAGGGGTATTA
This window of the Porifericola rhodea genome carries:
- a CDS encoding TetR/AcrR family transcriptional regulator — protein: MENKKQRILDTTLKLITERGFHDTPMSLVAKEAGVAAGTIYHYFDSKEELISELYSSLKAKMGEVLVEKESNSKSIKDRFFRFWENLYRFFLSHPQEFKFLEQYANSPLVDKGVREENKSHYQGILNFMEEGMQVGVLRPMPVLLMANLVYGHIVNTAKLQLNQEFDIQADLLQQVIQSSWDGVRIN